The proteins below come from a single Pradoshia eiseniae genomic window:
- a CDS encoding FecCD family ABC transporter permease — translation MRKKKRLFGTLSVFALLIVVTIYISLTNGAFDMTVGEVVGTLLGTNDDPRFELIIFDFRLPRIVIAALVGMGLGVAGTVIQGITRNGLADSGILGINAGAGAAIVIFMFFFQGQISDLGTMGIMLQPIFGLVGGLIAALTIYFFSFKGGRLDTERLLLTGIAIGSGFGALSLYLSLKMKSADFEMATVWISGSIYNANWIYILSMLPWLLILVPVVFQKAHLLDLFQLEEATVTSIGVKVEREKSILLLASIGIISSCVSVSGSISFIGLMAPHIARSLVGTRHRSIIPVSGAVGMLLVLIADFIAKTAFAPNEIPVGIVVSIIGVPYFLYLLVKRKQ, via the coding sequence ATGCGTAAGAAGAAGCGTCTGTTTGGTACGCTGTCTGTCTTTGCCCTTTTAATTGTGGTGACAATCTATATCAGCTTAACGAATGGGGCATTTGATATGACTGTCGGTGAGGTGGTTGGGACATTGCTCGGTACCAATGATGACCCGAGGTTCGAACTGATTATCTTTGATTTTCGGCTCCCGAGGATTGTGATTGCCGCGCTCGTTGGCATGGGTCTCGGGGTGGCAGGGACGGTCATTCAGGGGATTACCCGCAATGGGCTTGCTGATTCTGGCATCCTTGGCATTAATGCTGGAGCAGGAGCGGCCATTGTCATCTTTATGTTCTTCTTTCAAGGGCAGATAAGTGATCTTGGCACAATGGGCATTATGTTGCAGCCTATATTCGGCCTTGTCGGAGGGTTAATCGCTGCCTTGACGATTTATTTCTTCTCTTTTAAAGGGGGAAGGCTTGATACAGAGCGCCTTTTGCTGACGGGCATCGCAATTGGATCCGGGTTTGGGGCACTGTCCTTATATTTGTCCTTGAAGATGAAGTCGGCTGATTTTGAAATGGCGACGGTATGGATTTCTGGGAGCATTTATAATGCGAATTGGATTTATATTTTGTCGATGCTGCCTTGGCTCCTTATCTTGGTGCCAGTGGTTTTCCAGAAGGCGCATCTGCTTGATTTGTTCCAGCTCGAGGAAGCAACCGTAACGAGCATCGGTGTCAAGGTCGAGCGTGAAAAGTCTATTCTGCTGCTGGCAAGCATCGGGATCATCAGCAGCTGTGTATCCGTATCCGGAAGCATATCGTTCATCGGGCTTATGGCACCGCATATCGCAAGAAGCCTGGTCGGAACAAGGCACCGGTCTATCATTCCAGTGAGCGGCGCCGTTGGGATGCTCTTGGTGCTCATCGCTGACTTTATCGCGAAAACGGCTTTCGCGCCCAATGAAATTCCGGTGGGAATTGTCGTCTCCATAATTGGTGTGCCCTATTTTCTGTATTTACTCGTGAAAAGGAAGCAATAG
- a CDS encoding FAD-binding protein — translation MPARKPEKWNREVDVVVMGTGGAALTAAITAHDQGLKVLVLEKTHQIGGTTAFSGGVPWIPMNRYMKEKGIEDTREDALKYIRRITGGKEPDPELLEVYVDNAYKAIDYLHENTPVRFAVPENYPEYYGYFEGTKAGRSLDPLPYDMNEIGEYGALIRNNPTFPPLTLEEGGAKGGIDFMKIAERMENNIVTMGRSLIASMVKGCLDRGIEIILETPGKELVLNDEGDVIGLVAEQGDEKIYIGTSKGVIMGSGGFEWNKELIKTFLKGEITHPLTPWGNEGDGLIMAMEAGAALGNMSEAWWYPAMQDPTFEYEDRVMNQLGGSGRFGPNSIFVNSKGKRFVHEGSTYNDLPKAFHHYDPVNVEWPNEKNNWMVFDQQMKDRTMIITMMPGEEAPEWVPQAESIRELAEKINIDADALEATVNRWNEQVEAGEDTDFHRGTTFFEGLEIGGGTPERNLGKIEKAPFYAVPVYYGSLGTNGGPRINENGQVLNHRGKAIKGLYAAGNAAMGIFGQSYVSAGGTIGPAITFGYLAGLAIGKAE, via the coding sequence ATGCCAGCGAGAAAACCAGAGAAATGGAACCGCGAAGTTGACGTTGTGGTCATGGGCACAGGCGGTGCGGCCTTAACAGCTGCCATCACGGCGCATGATCAGGGGTTAAAAGTACTAGTTTTAGAGAAAACACATCAAATCGGCGGAACAACAGCCTTCTCGGGCGGGGTACCTTGGATTCCAATGAATCGTTATATGAAGGAAAAGGGTATTGAGGATACTCGAGAAGATGCCTTGAAATACATTCGCAGAATCACAGGAGGAAAAGAACCAGATCCTGAGCTGCTTGAAGTATATGTTGATAACGCTTACAAAGCGATTGACTATTTGCATGAAAATACACCAGTCCGTTTTGCTGTACCGGAAAACTATCCAGAGTATTATGGATATTTCGAAGGCACAAAGGCAGGCCGCTCTCTTGACCCGCTGCCATATGACATGAACGAAATCGGAGAATACGGCGCTTTAATCCGTAATAACCCGACATTCCCTCCTTTAACGCTTGAAGAGGGCGGAGCAAAGGGCGGAATCGACTTCATGAAGATTGCCGAGCGGATGGAAAATAATATCGTTACAATGGGACGTTCCTTGATTGCCTCCATGGTGAAAGGCTGCCTTGACCGCGGTATTGAAATCATTTTGGAAACACCAGGGAAAGAGCTTGTCTTGAACGATGAGGGAGACGTAATCGGCCTTGTTGCAGAGCAAGGAGATGAAAAAATCTACATCGGCACATCCAAAGGGGTTATCATGGGCTCTGGCGGATTCGAATGGAATAAAGAATTGATCAAGACTTTCTTAAAAGGCGAAATCACGCACCCGCTTACTCCTTGGGGCAATGAGGGAGACGGGCTGATCATGGCGATGGAAGCAGGCGCAGCCTTGGGTAATATGAGTGAAGCATGGTGGTATCCAGCGATGCAGGATCCAACCTTTGAATATGAAGATCGCGTCATGAACCAATTGGGCGGCAGCGGACGTTTCGGCCCTAACAGCATCTTCGTCAACAGTAAAGGTAAACGCTTCGTTCATGAAGGTTCTACCTATAATGATCTACCAAAAGCATTCCATCATTATGACCCAGTCAATGTGGAGTGGCCAAACGAGAAGAACAACTGGATGGTCTTTGACCAGCAGATGAAGGACCGTACGATGATCATCACGATGATGCCTGGTGAAGAGGCTCCTGAATGGGTACCACAGGCTGAAAGCATCCGTGAATTGGCAGAGAAAATCAATATTGATGCAGATGCGCTTGAAGCAACGGTTAACCGCTGGAACGAACAGGTTGAAGCAGGAGAGGATACTGACTTCCACCGCGGGACAACCTTCTTTGAAGGACTCGAAATTGGCGGAGGAACACCAGAGAGAAACCTTGGCAAGATTGAAAAGGCACCATTCTATGCCGTTCCTGTCTACTACGGTTCATTAGGAACGAATGGCGGACCGCGCATTAATGAGAATGGCCAAGTGCTTAATCACCGCGGCAAAGCTATTAAAGGATTGTATGCAGCCGGAAACGCAGCAATGGGTATCTTTGGACAATCATATGTGAGTGCTGGCGGAACAATTGGACCAGCTATCACATTCGGCTATCTTGCCGGCTTAGCGATTGGCAAAGCAGAGTAA
- a CDS encoding ABC transporter ATP-binding protein, with protein sequence MATILSVEQLEARYEERTVFRDLCLSINEGSITTIIGPNGCGKSTLLKAMGRILRPKSGKVFLLGKNLSQMATKDIAKKLALLSQNPTAPSELKVEELISYGRYPHQKRGHRLTSADWKVIEWAMEVTKTTAFRSRELDQLSGGQRQKVWLAMALAQETDLLLLDEPTTYLDMAHQLDVLKNVRRLNQKHACTVVMVLHDINHAARFSDQLVAMKEGQIKAIGKPEEIMTSHVLRDVFDIDARIIKDPYDGVPVCLGYDSVTDETIYKEILSN encoded by the coding sequence ATGGCAACTATATTATCGGTCGAACAATTAGAGGCCCGTTATGAGGAACGAACGGTCTTCCGTGACCTGTGCCTTTCTATTAATGAAGGAAGCATAACAACCATTATCGGTCCAAATGGCTGCGGAAAATCCACTCTGCTGAAAGCAATGGGGCGAATCCTGAGACCAAAGTCCGGCAAGGTATTCCTGCTTGGGAAGAACCTGAGTCAGATGGCGACAAAGGATATTGCAAAGAAGCTTGCCTTATTGTCACAAAACCCGACCGCGCCTTCCGAGCTAAAGGTGGAGGAGCTCATATCCTATGGAAGATACCCGCATCAAAAGAGGGGGCATAGGCTCACCTCAGCTGACTGGAAAGTGATTGAATGGGCGATGGAGGTCACGAAAACAACAGCCTTCCGTTCGCGGGAATTGGATCAATTATCGGGCGGGCAAAGGCAGAAGGTTTGGCTTGCCATGGCCCTCGCCCAAGAGACCGATTTGCTCCTATTGGATGAACCGACCACCTATTTGGATATGGCCCATCAGCTTGATGTTCTTAAAAACGTCCGGAGATTAAATCAGAAGCATGCCTGCACAGTCGTCATGGTGCTTCATGACATCAATCACGCTGCCCGTTTCTCCGATCAGCTCGTTGCGATGAAGGAAGGTCAAATTAAGGCAATTGGCAAGCCGGAGGAAATTATGACTTCTCATGTGCTGCGGGATGTCTTTGATATTGATGCGCGCATCATCAAGGATCCCTATGATGGTGTCCCTGTCTGCTTGGGATATGACAGTGTGACGGATGAAACAATCTATAAGGAAATCTTATCGAACTAG
- a CDS encoding FecCD family ABC transporter permease, whose product MITGKEKSAQWKPAQPIAILIVAPFIMVAVVILSVLYGAKDMSFSIVLDAILHYDRENVDHAIIVTSRLPRVLAALLVGAFLAISGAVMQGMTRNYLASPSIMGVTDGSAFFITIAMILLPGASNLTMIMLSMAGSAFGALIVFGFGSLLRGGLSPVRLAIIGTVIGTFLSSLSALMATYFQISQDISFWYNAKLHQADMDMLLLALPLGLVGFILALLLSGSLTILSLGDETAVSLGQRTTVVKALAMIAVIAMTGTAVALVGKIGFVGLIIPHITRFLVGVDYRWLIPCSGVIGAIFLACCDLASRFINYPFETPIGVVTAIIGVPFFLYLIRTKGGGKHA is encoded by the coding sequence ATGATTACGGGTAAGGAAAAGAGTGCACAATGGAAGCCTGCCCAGCCTATAGCCATCCTCATTGTCGCTCCCTTCATTATGGTGGCGGTGGTCATCTTGTCTGTCCTTTATGGGGCAAAGGATATGAGCTTCTCGATTGTGCTTGATGCGATTCTGCATTACGACCGGGAAAATGTCGACCATGCCATTATCGTGACCTCTAGGCTGCCAAGAGTATTGGCGGCCTTATTGGTTGGAGCGTTCTTGGCTATTTCGGGAGCTGTCATGCAAGGGATGACCCGTAATTATCTTGCTTCGCCCTCTATCATGGGGGTTACCGATGGTTCTGCCTTCTTTATCACGATTGCGATGATCCTTTTGCCTGGAGCCTCCAATCTGACGATGATTATGCTGTCGATGGCAGGTTCTGCCTTTGGCGCTTTGATTGTCTTTGGTTTCGGTTCCCTGCTCCGGGGCGGCTTGTCCCCGGTGCGTCTCGCCATTATTGGGACGGTGATTGGAACATTCCTGAGTAGCCTGTCAGCATTGATGGCGACCTATTTCCAAATCTCACAGGACATTAGCTTCTGGTATAATGCCAAGCTTCATCAGGCAGATATGGACATGCTGCTTTTGGCCTTGCCGCTAGGACTCGTCGGGTTCATTCTCGCCTTGCTTCTGTCAGGTTCATTGACGATTCTCTCCCTTGGCGATGAGACGGCTGTTAGCTTGGGGCAGCGTACAACGGTCGTGAAGGCATTGGCGATGATTGCGGTCATCGCGATGACTGGGACGGCTGTTGCGCTTGTCGGAAAGATTGGCTTTGTAGGACTAATCATTCCCCATATCACACGCTTTTTGGTTGGGGTTGATTATCGCTGGCTCATTCCTTGTTCGGGCGTAATCGGGGCCATTTTTCTGGCCTGCTGTGATTTGGCCAGCCGCTTCATCAATTATCCATTTGAAACGCCGATTGGTGTCGTCACAGCCATAATTGGTGTTCCGTTCTTCCTCTACTTAATTCGGACGAAGGGAGGAGGAAAGCATGCGTAA
- a CDS encoding TetR/AcrR family transcriptional regulator, producing MASHLSNRELAKKKRKETILAAAEKLFLHKGIDNTTMDEIAKEADIGIATLFRYFPKKEIIIQTVATAKLQILMDALKEIEQQTSSCMEMMTAVMDFFINQMSEDEGALPKLLDNFINYKAVAIDSFDDLDMYYEMRDEISIVFTRMIDKHKNDGTIKQELSTAQILSTILSNFSVFTFKLSLKGNEKLPAPELTSEEQLIIMKRVFLDYLRP from the coding sequence ATGGCCAGCCATTTAAGCAATAGAGAACTAGCGAAGAAAAAAAGAAAAGAAACCATATTGGCTGCGGCCGAGAAACTGTTTCTTCATAAAGGTATCGATAATACGACAATGGACGAGATTGCAAAGGAAGCCGATATTGGGATTGCGACATTATTCCGTTACTTCCCGAAGAAGGAGATCATTATCCAGACTGTCGCAACGGCCAAACTGCAAATCCTGATGGATGCCTTAAAGGAGATTGAGCAACAAACTTCCTCCTGCATGGAAATGATGACAGCCGTCATGGATTTCTTTATTAACCAAATGTCCGAAGATGAGGGTGCCTTGCCTAAGCTGCTCGATAATTTCATCAACTATAAGGCCGTCGCCATTGATTCATTTGATGACCTCGACATGTACTACGAAATGCGGGATGAGATATCCATCGTATTCACTCGCATGATTGATAAGCACAAAAACGACGGGACCATCAAGCAGGAGCTGAGTACAGCTCAAATATTATCTACCATTCTAAGTAATTTCTCCGTATTTACATTCAAGCTTTCCCTAAAAGGAAACGAGAAACTGCCAGCACCTGAGCTTACTTCTGAGGAACAATTAATCATCATGAAGCGCGTCTTCCTGGATTATTTAAGACCGTAA
- a CDS encoding iron-hydroxamate ABC transporter substrate-binding protein yields MKKFWKVGFTAALALFLAACGEDEATSGKSKQVEAEPKEHTVTYMDKEYKVPAEPTIVAASLESMEDLALLGVKPAGALAVGDELPSYLAEDLEGAELIGDKRQPNYEAILGLNPDIILGTSKFQEDVKTQLEKIAPMMPISHVSTDWEANLTAVAELTGKEDEAKKILEDYKADAAKVKDAVSESMKDKEVVVIRLRAGNLMIYGTDLYLNPVLYTDLGFAVPDEVAAAKAQEAISLEKLAEMNPDYIFLQFEESENADKPEALDELQKNAIWNGLDAVKTDQVFVNSVEPLAQGGTAWSKTKFLEAVQQNLSK; encoded by the coding sequence ATGAAGAAATTTTGGAAGGTTGGGTTTACTGCTGCATTAGCACTCTTCTTAGCTGCATGTGGAGAGGACGAGGCTACAAGCGGCAAGTCGAAACAGGTTGAAGCGGAGCCAAAGGAGCATACCGTTACATATATGGACAAGGAGTATAAGGTGCCGGCTGAACCGACGATCGTGGCTGCGAGCCTTGAATCTATGGAAGACTTGGCTCTGTTAGGCGTGAAGCCGGCTGGAGCCCTTGCTGTGGGTGATGAGCTTCCTTCCTATTTAGCTGAGGACCTAGAAGGGGCTGAACTTATCGGTGATAAGAGACAGCCGAATTATGAGGCCATTCTTGGTTTGAATCCGGATATCATTCTTGGTACATCTAAATTTCAGGAAGATGTAAAAACACAGCTTGAGAAAATCGCGCCAATGATGCCGATCTCCCATGTGTCAACCGACTGGGAAGCAAACTTAACAGCGGTTGCTGAGCTGACCGGTAAAGAGGATGAAGCAAAGAAGATTCTTGAGGATTACAAGGCAGATGCCGCAAAAGTGAAGGATGCTGTCTCTGAATCAATGAAGGACAAAGAAGTGGTTGTCATACGCCTTCGTGCCGGCAATCTAATGATCTATGGAACTGACTTATACTTAAACCCGGTATTATACACTGATCTTGGCTTTGCGGTTCCGGATGAAGTGGCTGCTGCAAAAGCACAGGAAGCAATCTCGCTTGAAAAATTAGCGGAAATGAATCCGGACTATATCTTCCTTCAGTTTGAAGAAAGCGAAAATGCGGATAAACCGGAAGCCTTAGACGAGCTTCAAAAGAATGCGATTTGGAATGGGCTTGATGCCGTAAAAACTGATCAAGTTTTCGTCAATAGCGTTGAACCGCTCGCCCAAGGCGGAACAGCCTGGAGCAAGACAAAATTCCTTGAAGCCGTTCAGCAAAACTTGAGCAAGTAA
- a CDS encoding YkvI family membrane protein — MKNSIKIASAFIGIIIGAGFASGQEILQYFTSFGMMGTVGAAISIVLFGFLGMVLTKIGSRLDTDSHKEVIYKISGRYLGILIDSILVFILFGIGVVMISGSGSIFAQQFGMPQYVGIILMTVLVLIAILSNVDQVVKIIASITPFLIIGVVVLFVYSLATKDYSFMELDALAKEQPSATAHWFTSVINYVSLAITMGASMTLVMGGDESKERIASYGGMLGGIGVGILIVIHHLAILAKIDVVGDYDMPSLGLANHISPIFGVIYSVILFGMIFNSAVSMFFSFGTRFFTPKTKKFNWFVGGTLLIAFGASFFGFKQLVSIFYPLFGYLGMILIAILIIAFIRMRPLKEIEKE; from the coding sequence ATGAAGAATAGCATAAAAATCGCCAGCGCCTTTATCGGAATTATAATTGGCGCAGGCTTTGCATCAGGACAAGAGATTTTGCAATATTTCACAAGCTTTGGCATGATGGGGACCGTTGGTGCGGCCATCTCCATCGTTTTATTCGGATTTTTAGGGATGGTCTTAACAAAGATTGGCAGCAGGCTTGATACCGATTCCCATAAGGAAGTCATTTATAAGATCAGTGGGCGCTATTTAGGGATCCTCATTGATTCTATCCTCGTATTTATCCTTTTCGGCATAGGAGTGGTCATGATTTCCGGCTCCGGTTCAATCTTTGCCCAGCAATTCGGGATGCCGCAATATGTGGGTATCATTCTCATGACTGTCCTTGTATTGATCGCCATCTTATCCAATGTCGATCAGGTCGTAAAGATTATCGCCTCCATTACCCCTTTTCTCATTATTGGTGTCGTGGTCCTATTCGTGTATAGTCTGGCAACGAAGGATTATTCCTTCATGGAATTAGATGCCTTGGCGAAGGAGCAGCCTTCTGCCACCGCTCATTGGTTCACATCCGTCATTAATTATGTTTCACTCGCCATTACAATGGGCGCGTCGATGACACTCGTAATGGGCGGTGATGAATCGAAGGAGCGAATTGCCTCATACGGCGGTATGCTAGGCGGTATCGGAGTCGGTATCCTTATTGTCATTCACCATCTGGCCATTCTTGCCAAGATTGATGTGGTTGGAGATTACGATATGCCATCCCTCGGGCTTGCTAATCATATTTCCCCGATTTTTGGCGTCATCTACTCTGTCATTCTGTTCGGGATGATTTTTAATTCAGCCGTTAGCATGTTCTTCTCGTTCGGTACTCGCTTCTTTACACCGAAAACGAAGAAATTTAATTGGTTTGTCGGCGGTACTTTGCTGATTGCATTTGGAGCCAGCTTCTTCGGATTCAAGCAATTAGTCTCCATCTTCTATCCCCTTTTCGGCTATTTGGGCATGATTCTGATAGCAATCCTTATTATTGCGTTTATTCGGATGCGGCCATTAAAGGAAATAGAGAAGGAATGA
- a CDS encoding alpha/beta hydrolase translates to MRHTEQHGIDDYELFLYKPDTTPPPEGFPVIYVLDGNAYFRTVADIVSLQARRYEKTGVGPAIVCAVGYPGDLPFHPRRFWDYTPKKDSLNMPTRPNGLPWPESGGAEDFLRTLEEVIKPFVEARYPVNRLEQTLFGHSLGGLFTVYALFAKPGAYQNYMAISPSLWWNRRLMQGLEQDFLSQSMIDAQRLFVAVGSEEKERIRQDAEDLYARLQDSGKIRAAFIEAPGENHISVVPTVLSRALRYINRENG, encoded by the coding sequence ATGCGACATACAGAGCAGCATGGCATAGATGATTATGAGCTATTTCTATACAAGCCAGACACAACGCCGCCTCCAGAGGGCTTTCCGGTTATTTATGTGCTTGATGGAAATGCGTATTTCCGTACGGTAGCCGATATCGTTTCCCTTCAGGCGAGACGGTATGAAAAGACAGGAGTAGGACCAGCAATTGTGTGTGCGGTTGGCTATCCTGGAGATCTTCCGTTCCATCCAAGACGTTTTTGGGATTATACACCTAAGAAGGATTCGCTGAATATGCCAACGAGACCAAATGGACTGCCATGGCCAGAATCAGGCGGTGCGGAGGATTTTCTTCGTACGTTGGAGGAGGTTATTAAGCCATTTGTGGAAGCTCGCTACCCGGTAAATCGACTGGAGCAAACACTTTTTGGCCATTCACTTGGAGGCCTTTTTACGGTCTATGCGCTTTTTGCGAAGCCGGGTGCCTATCAAAATTATATGGCAATCAGCCCGTCACTTTGGTGGAACCGCCGCTTGATGCAAGGGCTTGAGCAGGACTTCTTAAGCCAATCTATGATTGATGCTCAGCGTCTTTTTGTGGCTGTCGGATCTGAGGAGAAGGAGCGTATAAGGCAGGATGCAGAGGACCTGTATGCAAGGCTGCAGGATTCCGGCAAGATTCGGGCGGCATTTATCGAAGCTCCTGGTGAAAATCATATCTCGGTTGTGCCGACTGTGCTAAGCAGGGCGCTGCGCTATATTAATAGAGAAAATGGATAA
- the trhO gene encoding oxygen-dependent tRNA uridine(34) hydroxylase TrhO: protein MSKYRVLLYYYYTPIEEPVEFAAEHLAFCKEIGLKGRILVAKEGINGTVSGDYEQTQAYMDKMKSDPNFKDIVFKIDESDGHAFKKMHVRPRPELVNLSLEDDINPNELTGRYLSPKEFFEGLQDENTIVLDARNDYEYDLGHFRGSIKPDIKNFRELPQWVRDNRDMFEGKKILTYCTGGIRCEKFSGWLVREGFEDVGQLHGGIATYGKDPEVKGQLWDGQMYVFDERIAVPINQVEHVIVGRDHFTGEPCERYVNCANPECNDQILCSEENEHKYMRSCSHECRTHPRNRYVVEHDLSEEDVQERLSKLEAASVS, encoded by the coding sequence ATGAGTAAGTACAGAGTATTGCTGTATTATTACTACACTCCGATTGAGGAGCCAGTAGAATTTGCGGCGGAGCATTTAGCGTTTTGCAAGGAGATTGGCTTAAAGGGCCGTATCCTCGTTGCCAAGGAAGGCATTAACGGCACCGTGTCAGGAGATTATGAACAGACACAGGCCTATATGGACAAAATGAAAAGCGATCCTAATTTCAAGGATATCGTTTTCAAGATTGATGAATCTGACGGGCACGCCTTTAAGAAGATGCATGTGCGCCCGCGCCCAGAACTCGTGAATCTAAGCTTAGAGGATGACATTAATCCAAATGAGCTGACAGGACGCTACTTAAGCCCGAAGGAATTCTTTGAAGGCCTGCAGGATGAGAACACCATTGTCCTTGATGCCCGCAATGATTATGAATATGATCTTGGCCATTTCCGCGGCTCGATTAAACCGGATATCAAGAACTTCCGTGAGCTTCCGCAATGGGTACGCGATAACCGCGATATGTTTGAAGGCAAGAAAATCTTGACCTACTGCACAGGCGGAATCCGCTGTGAGAAATTCTCCGGCTGGCTCGTGCGCGAAGGCTTCGAGGATGTCGGCCAGCTCCATGGCGGCATCGCGACATATGGGAAGGATCCGGAAGTTAAGGGGCAGCTTTGGGACGGACAAATGTATGTCTTTGACGAGCGCATTGCCGTGCCGATCAACCAGGTTGAGCATGTCATTGTCGGCCGTGACCACTTCACTGGCGAGCCTTGCGAGCGCTACGTGAATTGCGCCAACCCAGAGTGCAATGATCAAATTCTCTGCAGTGAAGAGAATGAGCACAAATACATGCGCAGCTGCAGCCATGAATGCCGCACCCATCCTCGTAACCGCTACGTTGTTGAGCATGATTTATCGGAAGAAGACGTACAGGAACGATTAAGCAAGCTTGAAGCAGCATCTGTAAGCTAA
- a CDS encoding MFS transporter, with translation MIWRKYHWLLSGLGVSYLGNWVYLVALNVYVLNLTHSPGAVAGIYIVGPTAKILTSFIAGSLIDRMDKQKLMVWADLLRGFLILLIPFMDSITSIYVIFFIANVAGSFFGPSSTYYITKHIPNEERQRFNAILGTFNSGSFLLGPALAGLIILFYSTDAAIWLNSLTFFICALIISRLPKVEDEERLKGNPITVAAIGKDFIEVWRFLGGNRSFAVFYVGFQMTLMIAFALDSQEVTFIKQNLGASDSLYGIIVALTGGGAIAGGIAAAFLTAKLSVKAYIGFGLFFTMFFYTVFYATNVLWLGIASFILLGFVMSFCNTGYETYYQQNVPAHLMGRFGSAATIVFGSIQILFTFLLGLFAEIFSLQATAVIMAVFSVVLAGGVWIQLYSMKAVRKAT, from the coding sequence GTGATCTGGAGGAAGTATCACTGGCTGCTCAGCGGGCTTGGTGTTTCCTATTTAGGGAACTGGGTGTATCTTGTCGCCTTGAATGTATATGTCCTGAATTTGACCCATTCACCCGGCGCGGTGGCTGGTATTTATATAGTGGGGCCCACGGCAAAGATATTGACGAGTTTCATTGCCGGGTCGCTCATCGACCGGATGGATAAACAAAAGTTGATGGTATGGGCGGACCTGCTTAGAGGATTCTTAATACTGCTTATTCCCTTTATGGATTCCATTACTTCCATTTATGTCATATTCTTTATTGCCAATGTAGCCGGAAGCTTCTTTGGTCCAAGCAGTACATACTACATAACGAAACACATCCCAAACGAGGAGCGACAGCGGTTTAATGCCATCTTAGGGACATTCAATTCTGGGTCCTTTTTACTCGGGCCAGCATTGGCGGGGCTCATCATCCTTTTCTATAGTACTGATGCTGCCATCTGGCTGAACAGCCTGACGTTTTTTATTTGTGCGCTCATTATTTCTCGTTTGCCTAAGGTGGAGGATGAAGAGAGGCTGAAGGGGAACCCGATTACGGTTGCGGCTATAGGGAAGGATTTTATCGAGGTATGGAGATTTCTCGGAGGCAATCGTTCGTTTGCCGTTTTCTATGTGGGCTTTCAAATGACCTTAATGATTGCATTTGCCCTAGATTCTCAAGAGGTGACCTTCATTAAACAGAACCTCGGAGCATCAGATAGCTTATACGGAATTATTGTCGCGCTGACAGGCGGAGGAGCCATTGCCGGCGGCATTGCAGCCGCATTCTTGACGGCGAAACTGTCTGTAAAAGCGTATATTGGATTCGGCCTTTTCTTCACGATGTTTTTCTATACCGTTTTTTATGCAACTAACGTCCTGTGGCTTGGCATAGCAAGCTTTATCCTGCTTGGATTTGTTATGTCCTTTTGTAACACAGGATACGAAACGTATTATCAACAGAACGTTCCGGCGCATTTAATGGGCCGGTTCGGCAGTGCGGCTACAATTGTTTTCGGCAGCATCCAAATCTTATTTACCTTTTTGCTTGGATTGTTTGCGGAAATCTTCAGCCTTCAAGCGACAGCCGTCATTATGGCTGTCTTCAGTGTTGTGCTGGCTGGTGGTGTGTGGATCCAGTTATATTCTATGAAGGCTGTGCGTAAGGCTACTTGA
- a CDS encoding CoxG family protein, with protein MPAGTHTVQLPVGIQEIWTFVSDMDKWAPLVPGYIEHEIINENESTWAFKGDLGFMKKTVKLKIDITEWKEPTTVTFNLKGLSDNFKGGGYFQAEAIDENNTTMTGNLDITAGGAMGPMVNSILKNFVPKTAEELTVAVANKIKEVNGVSI; from the coding sequence ATGCCAGCAGGAACACATACAGTACAATTACCAGTAGGAATTCAGGAAATTTGGACATTCGTAAGCGATATGGACAAGTGGGCACCGCTTGTTCCGGGTTATATTGAGCATGAGATTATTAATGAAAATGAATCTACTTGGGCGTTTAAGGGAGACCTAGGATTCATGAAGAAAACTGTCAAGCTGAAGATTGATATTACAGAGTGGAAAGAGCCGACAACTGTAACCTTTAATTTGAAAGGATTATCCGATAATTTTAAAGGCGGCGGCTACTTCCAGGCAGAAGCAATCGATGAGAATAATACAACCATGACAGGCAATCTTGATATCACAGCAGGTGGCGCGATGGGACCTATGGTGAACTCTATCCTAAAGAACTTCGTTCCGAAAACAGCTGAAGAGCTGACTGTTGCAGTAGCTAATAAAATCAAAGAAGTTAATGGCGTTTCTATCTAA